One stretch of Euphorbia lathyris chromosome 7, ddEupLath1.1, whole genome shotgun sequence DNA includes these proteins:
- the LOC136234938 gene encoding ubiquitin-activating enzyme E1 1 isoform X1 yields the protein MLLVKLGLGFVVFAPILLSLMFSNTKFSGLVSVALISVGFCGLFGSFLHFMLPRKRPVVEGVLVQQRQEEDKNGIHTSSSSIKKHRINCFTESTANNTTTTNGNTSIVSNGKSNGSSSSFGDSSSSLIMAPGDSNSTDIDEDLHSRQLAVYGRETMRRLFASNVLVSGMQGLGAEIAKNLILAGVKSVTLHDEGAVELWDLSSNFNFSESDIGKNRASASVLKLQELNNAVVVSTLTTELTKEKLSEFQAVVFTDINLDKAIELNDYCHSHKPPISFIKAEVRGLFGSVFCDFGPEFTVFDVDGEEPHTGIVASISNDKLALVSCVDDERVQFQDGDLVVFSEVHGMTELNDGKPRKVTNVRPYSFSLEEDTSNFGFYEKGGIVTQVKQPKVLNFKPLREALKNPGDFLLTDYSKFDRPPLLHLAFQALDKFLSQSGRFPVAGSEDDAQALISLVSSINESLGDGRLEDINPKLLRHFAFGARAVLNPMAAMFGGIVGQEVVKACSGKFHPLLQFLYFDSVESLPTEHLDSSDFQPLNSRYDAQISVFGSKLQKKLEDAIVFMVGSGALGCEFLKNVALMGVSCGKEGKLTVTDDDVIEKSNLSRQFLFRDWNIGQAKSTVAASAAALINPSINIQALQNRVGTETENVFDDAFWENLTAVINALDNVNARLYVDQRCLYFQKPLLESGTLGAKCNTQMVIPHLTENYGASRDPPEKQAPMCTVHSFPHNIDHCLTWARSEFEGLLEKIPAEVNAYLSNPVEYTTAMANSGDAQARDTLEHVIECLDSEKCETFQDCITWARLKFEDYFTNRVKQLIFTFPEDAATSTGAPFWSAPKRFPRPLEFSSSDPSHLHYIMAASILRAETFGIPIPDWVKNPKMLAEAVEKVMVPEFEPKQGVKIETDEKATSLSTSSSDDDVIIKELIKKLEQCRNNLPPGYRMKPIQFEKDDDSNFHMDLIAALANMRARNYSVPEVDKLKAKFIAGRIIPAIATSTAMATGLVCLELYKVLDGGHKVEDYRNTFANLALPLFSMAEPVPPKVIKHRDMSWTVWDRWILRDNPTLREVIQWLKDKGLHAYSISSGSCLLFNSMFPKHKERMDRKMVDLVTEVAKLELPPYRRHFDVVVACEDDEDNDIDVPPVSIYFR from the exons ATGTTGCTTGttaaattagggttagggtttgtAGTTTTCGCACCaattcttttatccttgatgtTTTCTAATACTAAATTCTCTGGTTTGGTTTCCGTTGCATTGATTTCTGTGGGGTTTTGCGGCTTATTCGGCAGTTTTCTGCACTTTATGCTTCCAAGAAAGCGACCTGTTGTTGAAGGCGTGCTTGTACAACAACGTCAAGAAGAAGACAAGAACGGAATTcatacttcttcttcttccatcaaGAAACATCGGATCAACTGCTTTACTGAATCCACAGCTAACAACACCACCACTACGAACGGGAACACTAGCATCGTGAGCAACGGCAAGAGTAACGGCAGCAGTAGCAGCTTCGGTGATAGCAGTAGTAGTCTAATAATGGCACCTGGTGATTCGAATTCGACTGATATTGACGAGGATCTGCACAGTAGGCAGCTTGCGGTCTATGGCCGTGAGACTATGCGGCGGCTTTTTGCCTCCAATGTTCTTGTTTCTGGCATGCAGGGTCTTGGTGCTGAGATTG CTAAAAACCTCATTCTTGCTGGGGTGAAGTCCGTAACATTGCATGATGAAGGTGCAGTAGAGCTGTGGGATTTATCCAGTAATTTCAATTTCTCAGAGAGTGACATAGGGAAAAACAGGGCATCAGCTTCTGTTCTCAAGTTACAAGAACTTAACAATGCTGTGGTGGTTTCTACCTTGACTACAGAATTAACGAAAGAAAAGCTGTCAGAGTTCCAG GCTGTTGTTTTTACTGATATCAATCTTGACAAAGCCATCGAGCTTAACGACTACTGCCATAGTCATAAGCCtcctatttcttttattaaggCCGAAGTGAGAGGACTTTTTGGTTCAGTGTTTTGTGACTTTGGACCTGAATTCACAGTTTTTGATGTTGACGGCGAGGAACCACACACAGGTATAGTTGCATCCATCAGCAATGACAAGCTTGCGTTGGTATCATGTGTGGATGATGAGAGGGTTCAGTTTCAGGATGGGGATCTGGTTGTGTTTTCTGAAGTTCATGGAATGACAGAACTAAATGATGGAAAGCCGAGGAAGGTCACAAATGTCAGGCCATATTCATTTAGTCTTGAAGAGGACACCTCAAACTTTGGGTTTTATGAGAAAGGTGGTATTGTAACACAAGTAAAGCAACCCAAGGTATTGAACTTCAAGCCACTGCGGGAGGCACTAAAAAATCCTGGTGATTTTCTTTTGACTGACTATTCCAAGTTTGATCGGCCACCTCTCTTACATCTCGCCTTTCAAGCACTGGATAAGTTTTTGTCCCAGTCAGGTCGCTTCCCTGTTGCTGGTTCAGAAGATGATGCTCAGGCGCTTATATCTTTGGTCAGTAGCATAAATGAAAGCTTGGGAGATGGCAGACTTGAAGACATCAATCCGAAACTTTTGCGGCACTTTGCCTTTGGTGCCAGGGCTGTACTTAATCCGATGGCTGCTATGTTTGGTGGTATTGTGGGACAAGAAGTTGTCAAAGCATGCTCCGGAAAGTTTCATCCTCTCTTGCAG TTTCTCTATTTTGACTCGGTGGAATCACTCCCTACAGAACACTTGGACAGCAGTGATTTTCAACCATTAAATAGCCGTTATGATGCGCAAATATCAGTTTTTGGATCCAAGCTCCAGAAGAAACTAGAGGATGCTATTGTGTTTATGGTAGGATCTGGTGCATTGGGTTGTGAGTTCTTGAAGAATGTAGCATTGATGGGCGTTTCATGTGGTAAAGAGGGAAAGCTGACTGTAACAGATGATGATGTAATAGAGAAGAGTAACCTAAGTAGGCAATTTCTATTCCGTGATTGGAACATTGGACAGGCCAAATCCACTGTTGCTGCTTCTGCTGCTGCGTTAATAAATCCTTCCATCAACATCCAAGCATTGCAAAATCGTGTGGGCACTGAAACTGAGAATGTCTTTGATGATGCCTTCTGGGAGAATTTAACAGCTGTTATAAATGCTTTAGACAATGTCAATGCCAGATTATATGTTGATCAGAGGTGCTTGTACTTCCAGAAGCCACTTCTCGAGTCTGGAACACTGGGTGCCAAATGCAACACCCAGATGGTCATTCCTCACCTGACTGAAAATTATGGTGCTTCTAGAGATCCACCGGAGAAGCAAGCACCCATGTGCACTGTCCATTCTTTCCCGCATAATATTGACCACTGCTTGACTTGGGCTCGTTCTGAGTTCGAGGGTTTGCTTGAGAAAATTCCAGCAGAGGTGAACGCCTATCTTTCCAACCCGGTTGAATATACTACTGCTATGGCCAATTCTGGTGATGCTCAGGCAAGGGATACATTGGAACATGTTATTGAGTGTCTCGACAGCGAAAAATGCGAAACATTCCAGGATTGCATTACATGGGCTCGTTTAAA GTTTGAAGATTATTTCACTAATCGTGTGAAGCAACTAATTTTTACATTTCCTGAAGATGCTGCAACTAGTACTGGGGCTCCGTTCTGGTCAGCCCCAAAACGATTTCCCCGTCCACTTGAGTTCTCTTCTTCTGATCCCAGTCACCTCCATTACATCATGGCAGCATCTATACTACGAGCAGAGACTTTTGGAATCCCCATTCCGGACTGGGTCAAGAATCCGAAGATGTTGGCTGAAGCTGTTGAGAAAGTGATGGTACCAGAATTTGAGCCAAAGCAAGGTGTAAAAATTGAAACCGATGAGAAGGCTACTAGTCTCTCTACTTCATCTTCAGATGATGACGTAATTATCAAGGAACTAATCAAGAAACTGGAGCAATGTAGAAATAATCTGCCACCCGGATACAGGATGAAGCCAATTCAGTTCGAGAAG GATGATGATTCAAATTTCCATATGGATCTTATAGCCGCGCTTGCGAACATGAGAGCTAGGAACTATAGCGTACCCGAAGTTGACAAGTTGAAGGCGAAGTTCATCGCCGGAAGGATCATCCCTGCTATTGCAACTTCCACAGCAATGGCAACAGGACTTGTGTGCTTGGAGCTGTACAAAGTACTCGACGGAGGCCATAAAGTAGAAGACTACCGAAACACATTCGCCAATCTAGCACTACCTTTATTCTCAATGGCTGAGCCTGTTCCACCCAAAGTCATCAAGCATCGCGACATGAGTTGGACCGTTTGGGACAGATGGATCCTCAGAGACAATCCTACTTTGCGGGAAGTCATCCAATGGCTGAAGGATAAGGGCCTGCACGCCTATAGCATCTCATCCGGTAGTTGCTTGCTGTTTAACAGTATGTTCCCTAAGCATAAAGAAAGAATGGACAGGAAGATGGTGGATCTAGTTACGGAAGTGGCGAAATTAGAATTGCCTCCATATCGTAGACATTTCGATGTTGTTGTGGCGTGTGAAGACGACGAAGACAATGATATCGACGTTCCTCCAGTATCCATTTACTTCCGGTga
- the LOC136234938 gene encoding ubiquitin-activating enzyme E1 1 isoform X2, whose protein sequence is MLPRKRPVVEGVLVQQRQEEDKNGIHTSSSSIKKHRINCFTESTANNTTTTNGNTSIVSNGKSNGSSSSFGDSSSSLIMAPGDSNSTDIDEDLHSRQLAVYGRETMRRLFASNVLVSGMQGLGAEIAKNLILAGVKSVTLHDEGAVELWDLSSNFNFSESDIGKNRASASVLKLQELNNAVVVSTLTTELTKEKLSEFQAVVFTDINLDKAIELNDYCHSHKPPISFIKAEVRGLFGSVFCDFGPEFTVFDVDGEEPHTGIVASISNDKLALVSCVDDERVQFQDGDLVVFSEVHGMTELNDGKPRKVTNVRPYSFSLEEDTSNFGFYEKGGIVTQVKQPKVLNFKPLREALKNPGDFLLTDYSKFDRPPLLHLAFQALDKFLSQSGRFPVAGSEDDAQALISLVSSINESLGDGRLEDINPKLLRHFAFGARAVLNPMAAMFGGIVGQEVVKACSGKFHPLLQFLYFDSVESLPTEHLDSSDFQPLNSRYDAQISVFGSKLQKKLEDAIVFMVGSGALGCEFLKNVALMGVSCGKEGKLTVTDDDVIEKSNLSRQFLFRDWNIGQAKSTVAASAAALINPSINIQALQNRVGTETENVFDDAFWENLTAVINALDNVNARLYVDQRCLYFQKPLLESGTLGAKCNTQMVIPHLTENYGASRDPPEKQAPMCTVHSFPHNIDHCLTWARSEFEGLLEKIPAEVNAYLSNPVEYTTAMANSGDAQARDTLEHVIECLDSEKCETFQDCITWARLKFEDYFTNRVKQLIFTFPEDAATSTGAPFWSAPKRFPRPLEFSSSDPSHLHYIMAASILRAETFGIPIPDWVKNPKMLAEAVEKVMVPEFEPKQGVKIETDEKATSLSTSSSDDDVIIKELIKKLEQCRNNLPPGYRMKPIQFEKDDDSNFHMDLIAALANMRARNYSVPEVDKLKAKFIAGRIIPAIATSTAMATGLVCLELYKVLDGGHKVEDYRNTFANLALPLFSMAEPVPPKVIKHRDMSWTVWDRWILRDNPTLREVIQWLKDKGLHAYSISSGSCLLFNSMFPKHKERMDRKMVDLVTEVAKLELPPYRRHFDVVVACEDDEDNDIDVPPVSIYFR, encoded by the exons ATGCTTCCAAGAAAGCGACCTGTTGTTGAAGGCGTGCTTGTACAACAACGTCAAGAAGAAGACAAGAACGGAATTcatacttcttcttcttccatcaaGAAACATCGGATCAACTGCTTTACTGAATCCACAGCTAACAACACCACCACTACGAACGGGAACACTAGCATCGTGAGCAACGGCAAGAGTAACGGCAGCAGTAGCAGCTTCGGTGATAGCAGTAGTAGTCTAATAATGGCACCTGGTGATTCGAATTCGACTGATATTGACGAGGATCTGCACAGTAGGCAGCTTGCGGTCTATGGCCGTGAGACTATGCGGCGGCTTTTTGCCTCCAATGTTCTTGTTTCTGGCATGCAGGGTCTTGGTGCTGAGATTG CTAAAAACCTCATTCTTGCTGGGGTGAAGTCCGTAACATTGCATGATGAAGGTGCAGTAGAGCTGTGGGATTTATCCAGTAATTTCAATTTCTCAGAGAGTGACATAGGGAAAAACAGGGCATCAGCTTCTGTTCTCAAGTTACAAGAACTTAACAATGCTGTGGTGGTTTCTACCTTGACTACAGAATTAACGAAAGAAAAGCTGTCAGAGTTCCAG GCTGTTGTTTTTACTGATATCAATCTTGACAAAGCCATCGAGCTTAACGACTACTGCCATAGTCATAAGCCtcctatttcttttattaaggCCGAAGTGAGAGGACTTTTTGGTTCAGTGTTTTGTGACTTTGGACCTGAATTCACAGTTTTTGATGTTGACGGCGAGGAACCACACACAGGTATAGTTGCATCCATCAGCAATGACAAGCTTGCGTTGGTATCATGTGTGGATGATGAGAGGGTTCAGTTTCAGGATGGGGATCTGGTTGTGTTTTCTGAAGTTCATGGAATGACAGAACTAAATGATGGAAAGCCGAGGAAGGTCACAAATGTCAGGCCATATTCATTTAGTCTTGAAGAGGACACCTCAAACTTTGGGTTTTATGAGAAAGGTGGTATTGTAACACAAGTAAAGCAACCCAAGGTATTGAACTTCAAGCCACTGCGGGAGGCACTAAAAAATCCTGGTGATTTTCTTTTGACTGACTATTCCAAGTTTGATCGGCCACCTCTCTTACATCTCGCCTTTCAAGCACTGGATAAGTTTTTGTCCCAGTCAGGTCGCTTCCCTGTTGCTGGTTCAGAAGATGATGCTCAGGCGCTTATATCTTTGGTCAGTAGCATAAATGAAAGCTTGGGAGATGGCAGACTTGAAGACATCAATCCGAAACTTTTGCGGCACTTTGCCTTTGGTGCCAGGGCTGTACTTAATCCGATGGCTGCTATGTTTGGTGGTATTGTGGGACAAGAAGTTGTCAAAGCATGCTCCGGAAAGTTTCATCCTCTCTTGCAG TTTCTCTATTTTGACTCGGTGGAATCACTCCCTACAGAACACTTGGACAGCAGTGATTTTCAACCATTAAATAGCCGTTATGATGCGCAAATATCAGTTTTTGGATCCAAGCTCCAGAAGAAACTAGAGGATGCTATTGTGTTTATGGTAGGATCTGGTGCATTGGGTTGTGAGTTCTTGAAGAATGTAGCATTGATGGGCGTTTCATGTGGTAAAGAGGGAAAGCTGACTGTAACAGATGATGATGTAATAGAGAAGAGTAACCTAAGTAGGCAATTTCTATTCCGTGATTGGAACATTGGACAGGCCAAATCCACTGTTGCTGCTTCTGCTGCTGCGTTAATAAATCCTTCCATCAACATCCAAGCATTGCAAAATCGTGTGGGCACTGAAACTGAGAATGTCTTTGATGATGCCTTCTGGGAGAATTTAACAGCTGTTATAAATGCTTTAGACAATGTCAATGCCAGATTATATGTTGATCAGAGGTGCTTGTACTTCCAGAAGCCACTTCTCGAGTCTGGAACACTGGGTGCCAAATGCAACACCCAGATGGTCATTCCTCACCTGACTGAAAATTATGGTGCTTCTAGAGATCCACCGGAGAAGCAAGCACCCATGTGCACTGTCCATTCTTTCCCGCATAATATTGACCACTGCTTGACTTGGGCTCGTTCTGAGTTCGAGGGTTTGCTTGAGAAAATTCCAGCAGAGGTGAACGCCTATCTTTCCAACCCGGTTGAATATACTACTGCTATGGCCAATTCTGGTGATGCTCAGGCAAGGGATACATTGGAACATGTTATTGAGTGTCTCGACAGCGAAAAATGCGAAACATTCCAGGATTGCATTACATGGGCTCGTTTAAA GTTTGAAGATTATTTCACTAATCGTGTGAAGCAACTAATTTTTACATTTCCTGAAGATGCTGCAACTAGTACTGGGGCTCCGTTCTGGTCAGCCCCAAAACGATTTCCCCGTCCACTTGAGTTCTCTTCTTCTGATCCCAGTCACCTCCATTACATCATGGCAGCATCTATACTACGAGCAGAGACTTTTGGAATCCCCATTCCGGACTGGGTCAAGAATCCGAAGATGTTGGCTGAAGCTGTTGAGAAAGTGATGGTACCAGAATTTGAGCCAAAGCAAGGTGTAAAAATTGAAACCGATGAGAAGGCTACTAGTCTCTCTACTTCATCTTCAGATGATGACGTAATTATCAAGGAACTAATCAAGAAACTGGAGCAATGTAGAAATAATCTGCCACCCGGATACAGGATGAAGCCAATTCAGTTCGAGAAG GATGATGATTCAAATTTCCATATGGATCTTATAGCCGCGCTTGCGAACATGAGAGCTAGGAACTATAGCGTACCCGAAGTTGACAAGTTGAAGGCGAAGTTCATCGCCGGAAGGATCATCCCTGCTATTGCAACTTCCACAGCAATGGCAACAGGACTTGTGTGCTTGGAGCTGTACAAAGTACTCGACGGAGGCCATAAAGTAGAAGACTACCGAAACACATTCGCCAATCTAGCACTACCTTTATTCTCAATGGCTGAGCCTGTTCCACCCAAAGTCATCAAGCATCGCGACATGAGTTGGACCGTTTGGGACAGATGGATCCTCAGAGACAATCCTACTTTGCGGGAAGTCATCCAATGGCTGAAGGATAAGGGCCTGCACGCCTATAGCATCTCATCCGGTAGTTGCTTGCTGTTTAACAGTATGTTCCCTAAGCATAAAGAAAGAATGGACAGGAAGATGGTGGATCTAGTTACGGAAGTGGCGAAATTAGAATTGCCTCCATATCGTAGACATTTCGATGTTGTTGTGGCGTGTGAAGACGACGAAGACAATGATATCGACGTTCCTCCAGTATCCATTTACTTCCGGTga